In a single window of the Caproicibacterium sp. BJN0003 genome:
- a CDS encoding pseudouridine synthase produces the protein MAEKIRLQKILADSGVASRRKAESMIEAGKVQVNGKTAVIGDKADPKHDQISVEGRLLNTRVNEVYLMLHKPRGFITTMQDEMGRKCVAQLVQDVPTRVYPVGRLDRESEGLLLMTNDGDFANAMTHPSKHVPKVYRVTVHPTITEEQLLQFELGMEIDGYKTAPAQVRVLKTEPGRVVLEIVLHEGRNRQIRKMCEAMGLEVARLKRIAMGPVRLGMLKPGEWRYLTAEELNGLQNEAKHGSSSKNERESPSSHKKTFKHNPNR, from the coding sequence ATGGCAGAAAAAATCAGATTACAAAAAATCCTTGCAGACAGCGGGGTTGCTTCACGCCGAAAAGCGGAATCTATGATAGAAGCAGGAAAAGTTCAAGTAAATGGAAAAACTGCTGTGATAGGGGATAAGGCGGACCCAAAGCATGACCAGATTTCTGTAGAAGGAAGGCTCCTCAATACTCGTGTGAATGAAGTTTATTTGATGCTGCATAAACCAAGAGGATTCATTACTACTATGCAGGACGAAATGGGAAGAAAATGCGTTGCGCAATTAGTGCAGGATGTACCGACACGCGTTTATCCTGTAGGACGCCTTGATCGAGAGAGTGAAGGATTACTTTTGATGACGAATGACGGCGATTTCGCAAATGCAATGACACATCCTTCTAAGCATGTACCTAAGGTTTATCGAGTAACAGTGCACCCAACCATTACTGAAGAACAGCTTCTTCAATTTGAGCTTGGAATGGAAATTGATGGGTATAAAACGGCTCCGGCTCAAGTCCGGGTGCTGAAAACAGAACCGGGACGAGTCGTTTTGGAAATTGTTCTGCACGAAGGAAGGAACCGCCAAATTCGTAAGATGTGTGAAGCAATGGGCCTTGAAGTAGCGCGTTTAAAAAGAATTGCGATGGGTCCTGTTCGTTTAGGAATGTTAAAGCCCGGAGAATGGCGTTATCTTACTGCAGAAGAGTTAAACGGTCTTCAAAACGAAGCAAAGCATGGGTCATCTTCAAAAAACGAGAGGGAGTCTCCCTCTTCTCATAAGAAAACTTTTAAGCACAACCCAAATCGTTAA
- a CDS encoding D-alanyl-D-alanine carboxypeptidase family protein, with translation MIQWQVVVLYQKGFLRIGIVLIILAAFLIPANAEELSVSAESAILVNADSGEVLWAKNENQECAMASTTKIMTALITLEQAAEDDKVVTITKQMTAVEGSSMGLQPGEQLRLSSLAAGMLSVSGNDAANSAAIAIDGSAEKFSERMNQRARELDMDHTHFVTPSGLDDDAHYSTAADMAKLTCAAMKNSAFQKIVSQKSIQVEFINPQIKRMYANHNRLLSFYQGCIGVKTGFTKKAGRCLVSAAERDGVRVVAVTLNAPDDWNDHQKLLDEGFQKLQSITFDDRSFTAEVPSATGGTMIGVRGQIGDTVVLPKDSYPERTVELPQFLYAPIEKGQCVGRVVYRLNGQIISQTPILADSDVPEERSKQSIFDRIKQFWMSCFP, from the coding sequence ATGATTCAGTGGCAGGTGGTTGTTTTGTATCAAAAAGGATTTTTGAGAATTGGAATCGTTCTGATTATTCTAGCTGCTTTTTTGATTCCCGCTAATGCAGAAGAACTTTCTGTTTCAGCAGAAAGTGCGATTTTAGTAAATGCAGATAGCGGAGAAGTTTTATGGGCAAAGAATGAAAATCAGGAATGCGCAATGGCAAGCACTACAAAAATCATGACAGCCTTGATCACTTTGGAACAGGCCGCCGAAGATGATAAAGTGGTAACCATTACAAAACAAATGACGGCAGTGGAAGGCTCTTCCATGGGACTTCAGCCGGGGGAGCAGCTGCGTCTGAGCAGCCTTGCGGCAGGAATGCTCAGCGTTTCCGGAAATGATGCTGCAAATTCAGCTGCGATTGCGATTGACGGAAGTGCAGAAAAATTTTCGGAACGAATGAATCAAAGAGCCAGAGAACTTGATATGGATCATACGCATTTTGTTACGCCCTCCGGGCTGGATGATGATGCGCATTATTCGACTGCGGCTGATATGGCAAAACTTACCTGTGCAGCAATGAAAAATTCTGCTTTTCAGAAAATTGTTTCACAGAAATCAATTCAAGTAGAGTTTATAAATCCGCAAATCAAACGGATGTATGCAAACCATAATCGGCTTTTAAGTTTTTATCAGGGATGTATTGGAGTAAAAACCGGGTTCACTAAAAAGGCAGGACGCTGTTTAGTGTCTGCGGCAGAACGTGACGGGGTACGTGTAGTAGCAGTCACTTTAAATGCGCCGGATGATTGGAATGATCACCAGAAATTATTGGATGAAGGATTTCAGAAGCTTCAGTCCATCACTTTTGATGATCGGTCTTTTACGGCCGAGGTCCCTTCTGCGACTGGTGGGACAATGATAGGAGTACGGGGCCAAATAGGGGATACAGTTGTTCTCCCAAAAGATAGTTACCCGGAACGCACAGTTGAATTGCCGCAATTTTTGTATGCTCCGATTGAAAAAGGGCAGTGCGTTGGGAGAGTCGTCTATCGGTTAAATGGACAGATTATTTCACAGACTCCGATTCTTGCAGATTCGGATGTGCCTGAAGAAAGAAGCAAACAATCAATCTTTGACCGAATAAAACAATTTTGGATGTCTTGCTTTCCGTAA
- the ytfJ gene encoding GerW family sporulation protein, translating to MSEHPIEGLMGTTLEKIKQMVDINTIIGDPITSPDGTIIIPVSKISYGFASGGSDFASKVQTDKSFFGGGAGAGVTISPIAFITISNGNVKMLQIDPYNSSADRIVGMVPDVVDKISSFVKESKEKKEAKKEKASEENPIEDPQV from the coding sequence ATGAGCGAGCATCCAATTGAAGGACTTATGGGGACAACGCTGGAGAAAATCAAACAAATGGTGGATATCAATACCATCATTGGAGATCCCATTACTTCTCCGGACGGAACTATTATCATTCCTGTTTCAAAGATTAGTTATGGATTTGCTTCGGGCGGCTCAGACTTTGCTTCCAAAGTGCAAACGGATAAGAGCTTTTTTGGAGGCGGTGCCGGTGCAGGCGTAACAATTTCTCCTATTGCTTTTATTACGATCAGCAATGGAAATGTTAAAATGCTGCAGATCGATCCATATAATTCTTCCGCTGACAGAATTGTTGGAATGGTACCAGATGTCGTCGACAAAATCAGCAGTTTTGTAAAAGAAAGCAAAGAAAAAAAGGAAGCTAAAAAAGAAAAAGCATCAGAAGAAAATCCAATTGAAGATCCTCAAGTCTAA
- a CDS encoding DUF2953 domain-containing protein, producing MIVLWIILGILLILLFSPLYVTMIYQESFCAKIRFLFLTYTFLPEKSKEKAGQKEKEPAKPKKKKEDTDSQKDQSKWKNLFKERGLGGMLDLIKKFIEQVTAPIKKLLTHFHIKKLICEVSVSTEDAAETAILYGQACAVIYPAVAMLTEAAKFYQFTVSVAPDFDKKKSSVNFELKFHVLVIWLLIAAVQTLFHFIKFRKMEKI from the coding sequence ATGATAGTCCTTTGGATCATATTAGGGATTCTGTTGATTTTGCTTTTCTCTCCTCTTTATGTCACGATGATTTATCAAGAAAGTTTTTGTGCAAAAATTAGATTTTTATTTTTGACTTATACTTTTCTACCTGAAAAATCGAAAGAAAAGGCCGGTCAGAAAGAAAAAGAGCCAGCAAAACCAAAGAAGAAAAAAGAGGATACAGATTCTCAAAAAGATCAATCCAAATGGAAGAATCTTTTTAAAGAACGCGGACTTGGCGGAATGCTTGATCTTATTAAGAAGTTTATCGAACAGGTTACAGCGCCGATTAAAAAACTGCTTACACATTTTCATATTAAGAAATTAATCTGCGAAGTGAGCGTTTCAACAGAGGATGCAGCAGAGACCGCAATCCTTTATGGACAAGCCTGCGCAGTGATTTATCCTGCTGTGGCAATGCTGACAGAAGCTGCTAAGTTTTATCAGTTTACAGTGTCGGTAGCGCCTGATTTTGACAAGAAAAAATCTTCTGTTAACTTCGAATTGAAATTTCATGTATTAGTGATTTGGCTTTTGATTGCAGCAGTCCAAACTCTGTTTCATTTTATAAAATTTCGAAAAATGGAGAAAATATAA
- the scpB gene encoding SMC-Scp complex subunit ScpB, with translation MEKQDLISAIEALLFASGDPLSVSRIAEVLNLTQTQAQKVAEDTMTDFNTRQGGIQIIQLEDSFQMCSRPEFASQIRSLLEIRRNTPLSQAAMEVLAIISYNQPVTKAFVEQIRGVDCSGVLGSLMQKGLIEERGRLELPGRPLLYGTTSTFLRCFGISSLEQLPSVQKETKDDATEPVEKSQLDELEMKSGETI, from the coding sequence ATGGAAAAACAAGATCTGATTTCCGCAATAGAAGCACTTCTTTTCGCAAGCGGCGATCCTCTTTCTGTTTCCCGCATTGCTGAAGTCTTAAATCTCACACAAACGCAGGCTCAAAAAGTTGCAGAAGACACAATGACGGATTTTAATACCCGTCAGGGAGGAATCCAGATCATTCAATTAGAGGATTCTTTTCAGATGTGCAGCAGACCGGAGTTTGCTTCTCAGATCCGGTCTCTCTTGGAAATCCGGCGCAATACACCGCTTTCTCAGGCAGCAATGGAAGTCCTTGCGATTATTTCCTATAATCAACCGGTAACAAAGGCTTTTGTAGAGCAGATCCGCGGAGTGGATTGTTCAGGAGTCCTTGGAAGTTTGATGCAGAAAGGATTAATCGAAGAACGCGGAAGACTGGAGCTTCCGGGAAGACCTCTTCTTTATGGAACGACTTCTACTTTTTTACGTTGCTTTGGAATTTCCTCTTTGGAACAATTGCCTTCTGTACAGAAAGAAACGAAAGATGATGCCACAGAACCGGTGGAGAAATCTCAACTAGATGAATTAGAAATGAAAAGTGGAGAAACGATATGA
- a CDS encoding segregation and condensation protein A translates to MEKLTYQLEAFEGPLDLLLYLIRKNKLNICDIPIAEVLDQYMAQINAAKAENMDVASEFLEMATRLVYIKTVYLLPKHEEADQMKAELSGQLLEYEECKRVAALLKEKFQMDYFVRVPEEIEPDYTYRRHHLPEELYNAYVNTLGKKQISQKPSQESFSGIVSHRIVSVASQIVFVLRSLWKKPQMSYRELFVHKNDRSELVATFLAVLELVRGKRIRVDGDHNSAKVTIVKERKRVPWKNKI, encoded by the coding sequence ATGGAAAAGCTAACCTATCAGCTAGAGGCTTTTGAAGGACCTTTGGATTTATTACTCTATCTGATTCGCAAGAACAAACTGAATATTTGTGATATTCCAATTGCTGAAGTTTTGGATCAGTATATGGCTCAAATTAATGCAGCAAAAGCTGAAAATATGGATGTGGCCAGTGAATTCTTAGAGATGGCCACACGCCTTGTCTATATTAAAACCGTTTACCTCTTGCCAAAGCACGAAGAAGCAGACCAGATGAAAGCGGAATTAAGCGGGCAACTGTTAGAATATGAAGAATGTAAGCGCGTTGCCGCTCTTTTGAAAGAAAAGTTTCAAATGGATTACTTTGTGCGGGTACCGGAAGAAATTGAGCCAGATTATACCTATCGCCGACATCATCTCCCAGAAGAACTTTACAATGCATATGTAAATACACTCGGGAAAAAGCAAATTTCTCAGAAACCTTCTCAAGAAAGCTTTTCTGGAATTGTTTCTCATAGAATCGTTTCTGTCGCTTCACAGATCGTTTTTGTCCTGCGCAGTCTTTGGAAAAAGCCTCAAATGTCTTATCGGGAACTTTTCGTTCACAAAAATGATCGTTCAGAATTGGTTGCAACTTTTTTGGCGGTATTGGAACTTGTTCGGGGAAAACGAATTCGGGTGGATGGAGATCATAATTCTGCGAAAGTAACGATCGTAAAGGAGAGAAAAAGAGTGCCATGGAAAAACAAGATCTGA
- a CDS encoding site-2 protease family protein: MLFNMIQSIMSGNGVNMSTLISGIFAMLLIIFLILPLHECAHGWVALKLGDNTAKYQGRLTLDPIASMDPMGTLCLLLFGYGWAKPVPVDPRNFKNPKRDMALTALAGPLSNLIAALVGALVLRILVLPFHMNLATPVWQFFSFYIGINISLAVFNLLPIPPLDGSKIVGGFLSSQALYNYYKYQNVISLILIMVLFMGFLDLPLTFLNNLFYNGINAVADLPFRLFGFV, encoded by the coding sequence ATGCTTTTCAACATGATTCAAAGTATCATGAGCGGCAACGGAGTGAATATGAGCACGCTGATTTCTGGCATTTTTGCCATGTTGCTCATTATCTTTTTAATTCTTCCGCTACATGAATGTGCACATGGATGGGTCGCCTTGAAACTGGGTGACAACACAGCAAAATATCAAGGACGCCTAACATTGGATCCAATTGCAAGTATGGACCCAATGGGGACGCTTTGCCTTTTGCTTTTCGGATATGGGTGGGCAAAACCTGTTCCGGTAGATCCTCGGAATTTTAAAAATCCAAAACGTGATATGGCACTGACTGCTTTAGCGGGGCCTCTCTCTAATTTAATTGCGGCTCTTGTTGGTGCTTTGGTGCTGCGGATTTTAGTCCTGCCTTTTCACATGAATTTGGCAACGCCGGTGTGGCAGTTTTTTAGCTTTTATATTGGAATTAATATTTCTTTGGCTGTTTTTAATCTGCTCCCGATTCCACCGCTGGATGGTTCTAAAATTGTTGGAGGATTTCTTTCTTCTCAGGCTTTGTATAATTATTACAAATATCAAAATGTGATTTCTTTGATTCTGATTATGGTCCTTTTTATGGGATTTTTGGACCTTCCGCTCACTTTTCTGAATAATTTGTTTTACAATGGAATCAATGCGGTTGCAGATCTTCCATTTCGGCTGTTTGGATTTGTATAA
- the rpmB gene encoding 50S ribosomal protein L28, which produces MAKCEICGKDLVFGIRVSHSHRRSNRTWKPNVKRVKAVVNGSPKRIYACTRCLRSGKVTRAV; this is translated from the coding sequence ATGGCAAAGTGTGAAATCTGCGGCAAGGATTTAGTGTTTGGTATTAGGGTTTCCCATTCCCACAGACGTTCCAATCGGACTTGGAAACCAAACGTCAAACGTGTGAAAGCAGTGGTAAATGGTTCCCCTAAACGTATTTATGCCTGCACCCGTTGCCTGCGTTCCGGTAAGGTTACCCGCGCTGTTTGA
- the plsY gene encoding glycerol-3-phosphate 1-O-acyltransferase PlsY: MNGSDLIAPSLIVAVISYLLGSLSFSIIFTKFFEKKDIRTMGSGNAGATNVLRSVGPKAAICTFIFDFLKGVASVLIGKLIFSMMLPSGVLLPEMVQYGTYIAGFSCVFGHMFPIYFGFRGGKGILTTAAIIALIDWRVFLVVIVVFLATFVISKIVSLSSILAAIMYPVGTFLINYFFEYKTGNMPFRFVLVTSVATLCMAAVIVIRHHGNISRILNGTEKKLSIKKHNS, translated from the coding sequence ATGAATGGTTCAGATTTGATTGCTCCAAGTCTAATTGTAGCAGTTATTTCTTATTTGCTTGGAAGTCTTAGCTTCTCAATTATTTTTACAAAATTTTTTGAAAAAAAAGATATTCGAACAATGGGCAGCGGAAATGCAGGAGCGACAAATGTGTTGCGCTCCGTGGGGCCTAAAGCAGCTATTTGTACGTTTATTTTTGACTTTTTAAAAGGGGTAGCTTCGGTCCTAATCGGAAAGCTGATTTTTTCCATGATGCTGCCGTCCGGTGTGTTACTTCCCGAAATGGTTCAGTATGGTACCTATATCGCGGGTTTTTCCTGCGTTTTTGGGCATATGTTTCCAATCTATTTTGGTTTCCGTGGGGGAAAAGGTATTTTGACAACTGCAGCAATTATTGCCTTGATTGACTGGCGCGTATTTCTGGTTGTAATCGTAGTGTTCTTAGCTACCTTTGTAATTTCTAAGATCGTTTCTTTGTCATCAATATTAGCAGCGATCATGTATCCTGTTGGGACGTTTTTGATTAATTATTTCTTTGAGTATAAAACAGGAAATATGCCTTTTCGCTTTGTCCTTGTTACATCGGTGGCAACCCTCTGTATGGCGGCAGTGATTGTTATTCGCCATCACGGGAATATCAGTAGAATTTTGAATGGCACTGAGAAGAAGTTGTCTATAAAAAAGCATAATTCATAA
- the der gene encoding ribosome biogenesis GTPase Der yields MSKPVVAIVGRPNVGKSTLFNKLIGARLSIVEDTPGVTRDRIYGECEWDGRKICLIDTGGIEVKTSDLLLSQMREQAQLAIDTANVIVFVTDIHSGILAADRDIAAMLMKSGRPIILCVNKVDSVGEPPMEFYEFYNLGLGDPIAVSSVHGHGTGDLLDRVIELLPEETEEEDAVDTIHVAVIGKPNAGKSSLINKIVGENRCIVSDVAGTTRDAIDTEVENSYGNFVLIDTAGLRRKSRVTDTIEHYSVLRAQMAIERSDVCVIMIDATEGFTEQDSKVAGLAHESGKGCIIAVNKWDAVEKDGRTMESFRKSLQNDFSFMDYAPIIFISAKTGQRIDQLFSMIKQVAKSNSMRIATGMLNDVLAQATARVQPPTDKGRRLKIYYMTQASTNPPTFVCFVNSAELFHFSYQRYLENRIRETFGLEGTPIRFIIRERGDS; encoded by the coding sequence ATGTCTAAACCGGTAGTAGCGATCGTAGGACGGCCAAATGTAGGCAAGTCCACTTTATTCAATAAATTGATCGGAGCTCGCCTCTCTATTGTAGAAGATACCCCGGGTGTAACAAGAGACCGTATCTATGGAGAGTGCGAATGGGATGGCCGAAAGATTTGCCTGATTGATACAGGTGGAATTGAAGTCAAAACAAGTGATCTTTTACTGTCACAAATGCGCGAACAGGCACAGCTGGCAATCGATACGGCAAATGTGATTGTCTTTGTAACCGACATCCATAGCGGCATTTTGGCAGCGGATCGAGATATTGCAGCAATGCTGATGAAAAGCGGTCGCCCGATTATTTTGTGCGTTAATAAAGTGGATTCTGTTGGGGAGCCCCCGATGGAATTTTATGAGTTCTACAACTTGGGATTAGGAGATCCGATTGCAGTTTCTTCAGTACACGGACATGGTACTGGCGACCTTCTCGACCGGGTCATAGAATTGCTCCCTGAGGAAACAGAGGAAGAAGACGCCGTCGATACGATTCATGTAGCTGTTATCGGAAAGCCAAATGCCGGAAAGTCTTCCCTTATAAACAAAATCGTTGGAGAAAATCGCTGTATCGTTTCTGATGTTGCCGGAACAACAAGAGATGCCATTGATACAGAGGTAGAGAATTCTTATGGCAATTTTGTTTTGATTGATACTGCGGGCTTGCGTCGAAAGAGCAGGGTTACAGATACGATCGAACACTATAGCGTTCTGCGGGCACAAATGGCAATCGAGAGGTCTGATGTGTGCGTTATTATGATTGATGCGACCGAGGGATTTACGGAACAGGACAGTAAAGTTGCTGGACTTGCTCATGAAAGCGGAAAAGGATGTATTATTGCAGTTAATAAATGGGATGCCGTTGAAAAAGATGGGCGGACAATGGAGTCCTTTCGCAAAAGTCTGCAGAATGATTTTTCCTTTATGGACTATGCGCCGATCATTTTTATTTCGGCAAAAACCGGACAGCGAATTGATCAGCTCTTTAGTATGATTAAACAAGTTGCAAAATCAAATTCGATGCGGATTGCAACCGGCATGCTCAATGATGTTTTGGCTCAGGCAACGGCACGTGTACAGCCGCCTACCGATAAAGGTCGGCGCTTGAAAATTTATTATATGACACAGGCAAGTACAAATCCGCCGACCTTTGTGTGCTTTGTCAATTCGGCTGAATTATTCCATTTTTCCTATCAGCGTTATCTGGAGAATCGGATTCGAGAGACTTTTGGACTGGAAGGAACTCCGATTCGCTTTATTATCCGTGAACGCGGAGATTCTTAA
- a CDS encoding DUF512 domain-containing protein, whose protein sequence is MAVFIKEVQADTPAALAGITGQDKLISINGHPIIDVLDYRFYETNRNLELVLKRGDSVRTVSIHKGQYEPIGLDFETYLMDQQHSCANRCIFCFIDQLPKGMRKTLYFKDDDSRLSFLFGNYITMTNLSDREVDRIIQMHISPINISVHTTNPELRCKMMGNRLAGESLKYLYRLAKANTKINCQLVLCSGINDGKELERTLKDLSSCVPAVQSIALVPLGVTKYRDGLYPLVPYTPQQAKEVIGQAEAWGERFFKKYGNRICYAADEFYLNANLPIPNAEFYGDFDQLENGVGLLASQKQEFEMAAEDFKEPSQMRKITLATGIAAAPFLKELLDGFQRKCNNLICQVIPIRNDFFGTTITVAGLITGRDLIAQLQGKDLGDELLLPTVMLRHEQDLFLDNVSVDEVEKTLKVPIRLVPNDGWELLNAVLGRKDDV, encoded by the coding sequence GTGGCAGTTTTTATTAAAGAAGTGCAGGCTGATACTCCAGCAGCGTTGGCAGGGATTACAGGACAGGATAAGTTGATTTCTATTAATGGACATCCTATCATTGATGTTTTAGATTATCGCTTTTATGAGACTAATCGGAATTTGGAGTTGGTTTTGAAGAGGGGAGATTCTGTTCGCACAGTTTCAATCCATAAGGGGCAATATGAGCCAATCGGACTCGATTTCGAAACTTATTTAATGGATCAACAACATTCTTGTGCCAATCGCTGTATTTTTTGCTTTATTGATCAGCTTCCAAAAGGAATGCGGAAAACACTGTATTTTAAAGATGATGATTCACGTCTTTCTTTTTTGTTTGGCAATTATATTACCATGACAAATTTAAGTGATCGCGAAGTGGATCGTATTATCCAAATGCATATCAGTCCGATCAATATTTCTGTCCATACTACAAATCCGGAATTGCGCTGTAAAATGATGGGAAATCGTCTTGCAGGGGAATCCTTAAAGTATTTGTATCGTTTGGCAAAAGCCAATACAAAGATTAACTGTCAGCTGGTGTTGTGTTCAGGCATTAATGATGGGAAAGAATTAGAACGAACTTTGAAAGATCTTTCTTCCTGTGTCCCCGCGGTTCAAAGCATTGCATTAGTCCCTCTTGGGGTGACGAAATATCGGGATGGGCTTTATCCACTCGTCCCTTATACACCGCAGCAGGCAAAAGAGGTGATAGGGCAGGCAGAAGCATGGGGAGAGAGATTTTTCAAAAAATATGGGAATCGTATTTGTTATGCAGCAGATGAATTTTATTTAAACGCGAATCTCCCAATCCCAAATGCCGAATTTTACGGCGATTTTGATCAGCTGGAAAATGGTGTTGGCCTTTTAGCTTCTCAGAAACAAGAATTTGAAATGGCAGCAGAAGATTTTAAAGAGCCCTCTCAAATGAGAAAAATAACACTTGCAACCGGAATAGCAGCAGCTCCATTTTTGAAGGAACTGCTTGACGGATTTCAAAGAAAATGTAATAATCTAATTTGTCAGGTAATCCCAATTCGCAACGACTTTTTTGGGACTACCATTACCGTGGCGGGGCTTATCACAGGACGGGACTTGATTGCCCAGCTTCAGGGAAAAGATTTGGGAGACGAACTTTTGCTGCCAACTGTGATGCTTCGGCATGAGCAGGATTTATTTTTGGACAATGTTTCAGTTGACGAAGTTGAAAAAACATTAAAAGTTCCGATTCGTTTAGTACCAAATGATGGATGGGAACTTTTGAATGCAGTATTAGGGAGGAAAGATGATGTCTAA
- the rpmF gene encoding 50S ribosomal protein L32: MAVPKAKLSSARQNKRRSNVWKISAPALMKCPKCGEYKLAHRVCNNCGYYNGREVIKKEA, encoded by the coding sequence ATGGCGGTACCAAAGGCGAAATTGTCTAGTGCAAGACAAAATAAACGGCGTTCCAATGTTTGGAAGATTAGCGCTCCGGCTCTGATGAAGTGCCCAAAATGTGGAGAATATAAGCTCGCTCATCGGGTATGCAATAACTGCGGTTATTACAATGGCAGAGAAGTAATCAAAAAAGAGGCTTAA
- a CDS encoding YceD family protein, whose product MLLNLEKLFAEEKGNLPFSEMIDLSKVEYNQCHPFSSPVTVKGTVVGKSGYLQLTGKIFYHLSVLCDRCEEPIEKDMEMPFSHVLVRSVSNEEDSDEYIVTENDTLDLAALAEEDLLLSLPTKFLCKEDCRGLCQICGKNLNHGTCGCKSHQIDPRLEVLKKLIN is encoded by the coding sequence ATGCTTTTGAATTTAGAAAAATTGTTTGCGGAAGAGAAAGGAAACCTTCCTTTTTCAGAAATGATTGATTTATCAAAAGTCGAGTACAATCAGTGTCATCCGTTTTCCTCTCCAGTTACGGTAAAGGGTACAGTCGTTGGAAAAAGCGGTTATTTACAACTGACCGGAAAGATTTTTTATCATCTTTCTGTTTTGTGTGACCGCTGCGAAGAACCCATCGAAAAGGACATGGAAATGCCTTTTTCTCACGTGCTCGTGAGAAGTGTATCAAATGAAGAAGACAGCGATGAGTACATTGTTACAGAGAATGATACCTTGGATTTAGCAGCGCTTGCAGAGGAAGATCTTTTGCTTTCTTTGCCGACTAAATTTCTCTGTAAGGAAGATTGCCGCGGATTATGTCAGATTTGTGGGAAAAATTTGAACCATGGGACATGCGGTTGTAAATCTCATCAAATAGACCCTCGTCTTGAGGTTCTAAAAAAATTGATAAATTGA